The stretch of DNA TGCAACAATAGATTCTAACCCCATTGCAGTTGTTGCTAATAATCTAACTTGTTTCATACGGGATAAGTCCTTTCCGTTAAAAAAGTAGTATAAGTGTAACATATTTTTAAATGAGGAACCAAGATAACCTATTTCACATAAAAAACCCTTGTATAAATTACTTTCATACAAGGGTGGTTTTCTCATATATACGTGACCATTAATTGCTCGATAAGCCATGTTCTGTACCATTGTACTGCAAACGGTGGTCAACCTTGTACGCCGGTCGTAATCATCTATCTACAGATCATTAATCTGTCCCTTATTCGGTTCTAATTCCCTACTAAAAGGATGCCCCTACCATTAATTTGGGTTGCTCACTCGTGGGGTTTACCGCGTTCCACCTAGAAAGTTTCCGATCTAGCTACGTCACTGTGGCACTTTCAAGAATGAATCCATATTATCTTTAAGATAACTTAGGATATCATATCTGCCGTTAGCATTAAAGCTACCTTGACTTATGACTTCGTCAAGCACGAACACTACGAGCATCGCAGCTCGTGTGAGCATGGACTTTCCTCTACATCCTAAAGGATGCAGCGATTACATGAGCAATTAATTGACTTTAAATATCTTATCACGGCTGTTTCATTAAATCAATATAATATTATTTCCAATTAAGATTCTTCCTGCTCCGTATAACGCTTGCCAAACACAGCTTTTTCCAAATTAGATAGACGCTTTAACACATCATAATTAACTTGAGAAGTTGGTGGTTGTTGAGATCTTGAACGTGATTGTTCTACAGCAGGTGTACTCTTTTTCAGTTTTTCGTTCTCTGCTTTTAAACGGTCAATCTCTTGTTTAAAATTATCATAGTCTTGGATGATAACATCTAAAAATTCGTCTACTTCTTCTTGTGAATATCCTCTAATACCAGTTTTGAAATCTTTTTCTAAAATATCTTTTCCACTTAATTGAATACGATTAACACTCATATAATCACCTCTTAAATCATTACAAACCATTTTTAATTCATAGCTTTCCTTGTCACTATATTTATTGAATATCTATTGAATTAGAACATTTACTTATTATTATAACACAAAAAAAGAAACTGATTGCCAGTCTCCTTCTTAAAATTAAAAATTCATAATAGGATAAATAGAGGAGTTCCCATTAATTATTCTCCAAATCATCTGGTTGGAAAGAAAAAGGTAATAATTCTTCTATTGTCAACGTCTTTACTTCTTTATTTAAATTCGTTAAATGAATCTTCATTGACGAAGTAAAGAATTCACTCATAACTTGTCGACAAGAACCACAAGGAGGAACAGGTCTTTTCGTATTGGCTGCTACTGCCATTTCTGCAAATTGCGTCTCTCCTTCAGAAATTGCTTTAAATATAGCTACTCTTTCTGCACAACATGTAACAGGATATGCTGCGTTTTCTATATTACAACCTGTATAAAGCTTGCCTGATTTAGTTAACAATGCTGCTCCTACCGGAAAAGTCGAATACGGTACATACGCACTATCCATCGCCTTTAGAGAAGCATCTAATAATTGATTCTTGTTCATCCATTTCATCCTTTATTAGTAGTGTTCGTTATTATAGTTTATTTTTAGAAAACTGTAAAGGTCTTACTGTTCTATATCTTCTAATAATAGGTCAAACACGTATAATATCGAACGATATAACTCCATATAACGTTTCTTTCTTGTATCCATATAGAAACTATGCATTAATAGTAGTTCCATATTCTCTCTAGTTGAAACTACTTGGTTGGGATGAACATTGGCTTTTCTTTCCTTTACTATGGAAAGAGCATCCTCTTCCCATTGAGCAATTAATTGGTAAACTGGAGCGGTTTCCTCCTTTACCATTTGGAAATAATCCCTATCCTTTCTGTCTTCTGGTGGTGCAGAAGTTAAAAATCTATATTTTAGTTTTTCCAGATCTTTTTTTAATTGTATAGTTATCTCTTTTACATCCATGATATATCCCCTTAGCTTGTTATCTATTCTTACTCTATCATGAATGAATAATAATCTCATCTCTTACCGTTGTTGCTATAGATGTTTTCAATAAATGCTTTCGTATGTTCGATCTGAGATAGCTCAGATTGAAATTGTAACCATACTTCCCTATCTACCTGGACTTTTAATTTGTGATGCATATACGATAATTGTGCTTGAAGTTCATTCATTTTTGCCTCGGTTTCTTGTTTACTGTACCCTCTATTGGACATGGAATTTATTTTCTTCATAGCATGCATTACCTCAACACCTCTCCTTTTATATTATTAATTCTTTATGACTGGCTCTACTCCCTTCCTTGTCGACAAAACTAGAAGTATTGATACAAAACTAGTGATTATACTCATCAAATGACCAAGATTAGACAAACTAATATAAAGGAGGTGTTTTTCATTGCGTAAATCTAAAAAAGAACAAAAAACCGACAAACATTTGAAAAAAGCTCCACAAACTGGTGATAAAAAGTTAGATGGACCTAATCGTCCATCTACTTGATTCCATTTCACGATTCATACAGTTGGTATAAATTCCGAATGTTGATCGATTTAATTTTCTACAAGCGCTCACTTTTATCTGAACGGCTCTAACTAACTAGGAGATGAGAAGTTTCCTAGTTAGTTTTTTAATTCCATATAGTTGGGATCGCTGTCCTTCAAAGCCACATATTCATTACATAAGCTTAAGATATACTTAAATCTTCTAAGGGATAAATGATTCACCCTGGGTTTATTTATCGTCCAAGTGTAAGCAGGGTACATTCCTTAAGCTTTATTAGATCTGTCATTTTAATCACCACTTTCTTTACATGCCATTTTCTTAAAAGTGAAGTCTCCCATATAGGTATAATAATTTCCGTTTAAAGTTAAACTGGTTTTCAATAGGAGAATATTGGGAAACAGTTAATCGATTTAGCCATTTTTTGTGTACACCCTTCTTTTTTGACCAGTCTCTTCGAATATTATCTTGATGCTGAACAATCGGATAAAGCTGCCTGTATGGTAAACTAATTTCATTTTTAGAATTTATTTTGCGGAATCTTTCATATTCGAATCGAGATCCAGTTGGCTCTACTGTTCGAATAAAATCTATAGTACGATTATAAATTTTGGGATCACTTAATATCGTCGCAATTTGTCTACCTGTTTTAATTCGCCGATTTAAGGAGGTAAAATGATGAATAAATACCCCATATGATGGTTGGTGTATCGCAGGAATCAAAACGGCATTCATCCATAATAAATTGATTATATGATAAGGTAGGCTATGAAATACTTCTTTTTCATATTTTGATTTTGTAATTAATGGGTGTTCGATAACGTTTTGTTCATTGATAATAAGAGCGAGCATTAGTCTTTCTTTATTATTTGTTTTCCAAAAATAATTCCACTCTTTTATCATAAATCTGGAAACTTGAAATTGTACTAATAGATGAAATAAAGGTTTTTGAAGTTCTTTTGATAATTCATATACTAACAATTGAGGATAAGCATCAGAGAATATTGTCCAATTTGCCCGTTCATAAGTTTGGAATAAATACTCTATTTCTTCTCTGCCTAGCATTTTCTTATAGGTGGATAACGTAAGATCTGTCATATTATATCCCGCATTTCGAGATACAACGGTTGCGATTAGCGTCCATACAATTTCTGGATGTTTCTCATAGTAGGCCTGATAAGCTTTTGTTCTAGAAATGTTGTCTATATTATGTGATGATGTTGAATTTGTTATATAATGGATGAGGAAAGATTGTTGTAGTTTACTCATCAATTACCACATACTTTCTAAAAGAGTTATGAATTATCTTTTGCTTCTTTTCTAAATATCATGCAAAAGGAGCGAGGAGGGATTTTATTGAATTATCCGAATGGTCAACAGAAGGTGACAACCAACCATGTTGTACAAAAACAGGATAATCGTATGTTTAGCAATAGAGGAATGTCCTTAGAGGATGACATTAATGCAACAAATGAATTTTATCTGGAAACAAATCAAGCAGTTATACACAAAAAACCAACCCCTGTTCAGATTGTTAATGTACATTATCCGAAAAGAAGCGCAGCAGTAATAACAGAAGCTTATTTCAAACAAGCCTCTACTACTGATTATAACGGCATTTATAAAGGTAAATATATTGACTTCGAGGCAAAGGAAACGAAGAATAAAACATCATTTCCATTAGCTAATATACATGAACATCAAATCAATCATATGCAAAAGGTTATTGATCAACAGGGTATTTGTTTTATGTTAATTCGATTTACAGCTCATGATGAGACATACTTATTGGATGCCAAAGCACTTTTAACATTTTGGAATCTTAAGCAAGATGGAGGGAAGAAATCGATTCCCTATGATATGATAAGAAACCAGAGTCAGCTTATTCCATTTCATTACCAGAAAAGAGTAGATTATTTAGCTGCTGTAGATAAGCTTTATTTTT from Oceanobacillus iheyensis HTE831 encodes:
- the gpsB gene encoding cell division regulator GpsB, producing the protein MSVNRIQLSGKDILEKDFKTGIRGYSQEEVDEFLDVIIQDYDNFKQEIDRLKAENEKLKKSTPAVEQSRSRSQQPPTSQVNYDVLKRLSNLEKAVFGKRYTEQEES
- a CDS encoding cytidine deaminase codes for the protein MNKNQLLDASLKAMDSAYVPYSTFPVGAALLTKSGKLYTGCNIENAAYPVTCCAERVAIFKAISEGETQFAEMAVAANTKRPVPPCGSCRQVMSEFFTSSMKIHLTNLNKEVKTLTIEELLPFSFQPDDLENN
- a CDS encoding YppE family protein; this encodes MDVKEITIQLKKDLEKLKYRFLTSAPPEDRKDRDYFQMVKEETAPVYQLIAQWEEDALSIVKERKANVHPNQVVSTRENMELLLMHSFYMDTRKKRYMELYRSILYVFDLLLEDIEQ
- a CDS encoding DUF2515 domain-containing protein, whose product is MSKLQQSFLIHYITNSTSSHNIDNISRTKAYQAYYEKHPEIVWTLIATVVSRNAGYNMTDLTLSTYKKMLGREEIEYLFQTYERANWTIFSDAYPQLLVYELSKELQKPLFHLLVQFQVSRFMIKEWNYFWKTNNKERLMLALIINEQNVIEHPLITKSKYEKEVFHSLPYHIINLLWMNAVLIPAIHQPSYGVFIHHFTSLNRRIKTGRQIATILSDPKIYNRTIDFIRTVEPTGSRFEYERFRKINSKNEISLPYRQLYPIVQHQDNIRRDWSKKKGVHKKWLNRLTVSQYSPIENQFNFKRKLLYLYGRLHF
- the recU gene encoding Holliday junction resolvase RecU, which gives rise to MNYPNGQQKVTTNHVVQKQDNRMFSNRGMSLEDDINATNEFYLETNQAVIHKKPTPVQIVNVHYPKRSAAVITEAYFKQASTTDYNGIYKGKYIDFEAKETKNKTSFPLANIHEHQINHMQKVIDQQGICFMLIRFTAHDETYLLDAKALLTFWNLKQDGGKKSIPYDMIRNQSQLIPFHYQKRVDYLAAVDKLYF